Proteins encoded in a region of the Labrus bergylta chromosome 9, fLabBer1.1, whole genome shotgun sequence genome:
- the LOC110005741 gene encoding uncharacterized protein gives MIGRLAAVILLSTLSQTIKMPQPISVTVVKPGDTVTLACLFTKDEAGLLNWYKMKFGFMVQTVAAGSFDKVILVEQFDNSRFTVTKEGYLNFLIIRNVSKEDEATYFCQVGTPYTLKITNGTIVAVNDHKNHQNLVYVKQRPEAQSVQAGGSVNLQCSLLSKSKENREQCPGEHSVYWFRAAAGEAHPAVIYTQSHRSEEEEKRSCVYNLSKTIHNSSDAGTYYCAVLTCGQILFGEGTTVKTKIPEQEWDPVVIVLATLLALCVIVIVVLVFSKS, from the exons ATGATCGGAAGACTGGCTGCTGTGATTCTTCTCAGTACTTTGT CTCAAACCATAAAGATGCCTCAACCGATCTCTGTGACTGTGGTTAAACCGGGTGACACTGTGACTCTGGCATGTTTGTTTACCAAAGATGAAGCTGGATTGTTGAACTGGTACAAGATGAAGTTTGGATTCATGGTCCAAACGGTTGCAGCAGGAAGTTTTGACAAAGTTATCCTAGTAGAGCAATTTGACAACTCAAGATTTACCGTCACCAAGGAGGGTTATCTGAACTTTCTCATCATCAGAAATGTAAGCAAAGAAGATGAAGCAACGTACTTCTGTCAAGTGGGAACTCCGTACACGTTGAAAATAACGAACGGTACAATAGTAGCGGTGAATG ATCATAAAAACCACCAGAACCTGGTCTATGTGAAACAAAGACCGGAGGCGCAGTCGGTCCAGGCGGGCGGCTCAGTGAATCtccagtgttcacttctctccaagtccaaagaaaacagagagcagTGTCCAGGTGAACACAGTGTGTACTGgttcagagctgcagcaggagaagcTCATCCAGCTGTTATTTACACTCAAAGCCAcagaagtgaagaagaagagaagagaagctgTGTCTACAATCTGTCCAAAACCATACACAACTCGTCTGACGCCGGGACGTACTACTGCGCTGTGCTCACATGTGGACAAATCCTGTTTGGTGAAGGAACTACAGTGAAGACAA AAATTCCTGAACAAGAGTGGGACCCTGTAGTCATTGTCCTTGCAACTCTGTTGGCTCTCTGCGTGATCGTGATCGTCGTCCTCGTTTTCTCAAAAAGCTGA
- the LOC109979054 gene encoding uncharacterized protein — protein MSFSAILPLLLLLLLLLHPGYALISVTSFRLGEPGTLTCPMPDFEYSNTRVKWYKQSVGDTLVLITSLMKGAANSNFEKSFPSSRFEVNFTATMCSLTILKTVPEDEAVYHCAISTWNKDHWSGTYLSIKGNAERITDITVAQWPTVSHSVRAVDSITLRCSVLSDSQKTTCPSEHSVHLIGVRSDESRANIMYTDGNRGDKCDNKSEEHPTPKTCIYHFSKNARSADDGTFYCAMATCGEVLSDNRTKLEGSSLWSFELMKDTIILCLLSAVLVISVTVMALLIYGIKKHRCDNCNDAAAAAALQENVTNRKLKRDDEDTWIYSTVLFTVVKTGNGGRRDVKQDRERIYAVKAPGFD, from the exons ATGAGCTTTTCAGCGATTCtacctctccttcttcttcttcttcttcttcttcatccagGAT ATGCTCTGATCTCAGTGACATCGTTTAGACTCGGGGAACCCGGCACTTTGACGTGTCCGATGCCTGATTTTGAGTACAGCAACACTCGAGTGAAGTGGTACAAGCAGAGCGTCGGTGACACGCTTGTGCTGATCACTTCTCTGATGAAAGGGGCTGCAAATTCCAATTTTGAAAAATCGTTTCCTTCGTCCCGATTTGAGGTGAACTTCACTGCGACCATGTGCTCTCTGACCATTCTGAAGACGGTGCCGGAGGACGAGGCGGTGTACCACTGTGCCATCTCTACCTGGAACAAGGATCATTGGAGTGGGACGTATTTGTCTATAAAAG GAAACGCTGAGAGGATAACAGACatcactgtggctcagtggccGACAGTTTCTCACTCTGTCCGTGCAGTAGACTCGATAACTCTGCGATGTTCAGTCCTCTCCGACTCCCAGAAAACGACCTGTCCAAGTGAGCACAGCGTGCACCTGATTGGAGTGCGATCAGATGAATCACGTGCTAACATCATGTACACTGATGGAAACAGAGGTGATAAATGTGACAATAAATCTGAAGAGCATCCGACTCCAAAGACCTGTATCTACCACTTCTCTAAGAACGCCCGCTCCGCAGACGATGGCACGTTTTACTGCGCCATGGCTACATGTGGAGAGGTTTTATCTGACAACAGAACCAAACTGGAAG GCAGCAGTTTGTGGTCCTTTGAGTTAATGAAAGACACCATCATtctgtgtctgctgtctgctgtcctGGTCATCAGTGTGACCGTCATGGCCCTCCTCATCTACGGCATCAAGAAACACAGATGTGATAACTGCAACGATGCAG ctgctgctgctgctctgcaggAAAATgttacaaacaggaagttaaag AGAGACGATGAAGACACCTGGATTTATTCGACTGTCCTCTTTACCGTGGTGAAAACTGGCAATGGTGGAAGAAGGGACGTGaaacaagacagagagagaatctACGCTGTCAAGGCGCCGGGGTTCGATTAG